From the Falco biarmicus isolate bFalBia1 chromosome 19, bFalBia1.pri, whole genome shotgun sequence genome, one window contains:
- the MYO1A gene encoding LOW QUALITY PROTEIN: unconventional myosin-Ia (The sequence of the model RefSeq protein was modified relative to this genomic sequence to represent the inferred CDS: deleted 2 bases in 2 codons) — MEATTSLLDAAAVGDLVLLDPLTEESLLHTLQERFHRSDIYTYIGNVVISVNPYRPLPIYTPEKVQEYHNCNFFAVKPHIYAIADDAYRSLRDRDRDQCILITGESGAGKTEASKLVMSYVAAVCSKGAEVDKVKEQLLQSNPVLEAFGNAKTVRNDNSSRFGKYMDVEFDFKGEPLGGVISNYLLEKSRIVRHVKGERNFHIFYQLLAGGSVQLLQQLKLRQDCRHYGYLNPESSSLPGMDDAANFHAVQDAMRVIGFSPAEVTALLEVTAVVLKLGNVQLSSSYQASGMEACSIAEPQELQEICKLIGLDPSVLERALCSRTVKARDEMVLTTLSVPQGYYGRDALAKNIYSRLFDWLVNRINTSIQVKPGKQRKVMGVLDIYGFEIFQDNGFEQFIINYCNEKLQQIFILMTLKEEQEEYVREGIQWTPVEFFDNTIICNLIENSKCGILAMLDEECLRPGVVNEDTFLTKLNQLFTTHKHYESRETQNARHIMDTSLPPQSFRIHHYAGKVTYNVTGFIEKNNDLLFRDLSQAMWAARHELLRSLFPEGDPQKVSLKLPPTAGFQFKSSVAMLMKNLYSKNPNYIRCIKPNETKAAMLFTPELVLAQIRYLGLMENVRVRRAGYAFRQLYGPFLQRYKMLSPQTWPRWARSDREGAEVLLAELAFPPEELAYGHTKIFIRSPHTLFDLERRRQERVSQLAALIQKTFRGWRCRTQYQLMRKSQIIISAWFRGHRQKNKYKQMKRSILIIQAYTRGWKVRAGHPEATGCGQQVSKRGQHGQHRQRGQWGGGCRARRGQGLNVPHVGTRVISPPHLPSFSPALLPLAPYLCGSPPASGSLGFRLPQSRWLLRELKCQRHRHAAAATIAAYWRGYQVRRAYRRYFRSEASARLANFIYRRLVQKFLVGLGNNLPPLSVMERTWPPAPYKFLANANQELRSIFYHWKCKKYREQLTPQRRALLQAKLCASELFKDKKMLYSKSLQQPFQGEYLGLTQNPKYQKLHAMTKDKLVMADTVRKVNRASGKTVPRLLLLTTEHLVLADPKTAQPKTVLSLSDIRSVSVTRFSDGLLALHVKETSTGGPKGDFLLISNHLIELITRLHQTLMDTTAQGLGLHITDQFSTRFQKGDVAITVVESAKADSNGPVCKKRGSNKMVVLVH; from the exons ATGGAAGCCACCACCTCGCTGCTGGACGCGGCGGCAGTCGGGGACCTGGTGCTGCTGGACCCACTGACCGAGGAGTCACTGCTCCACACGCTGCAGGAACGCTTCCACCGCAGCGACATCTAC ACGTACATTGGGAACGTGGTGATCTCGGTGAACCCGTACCGG CCCCTGCCCATCTACACCCCCGAGAAGGTGCAGGAGTACCACAACTGCAACTTCTTCGCTGTGAAGCCCCACAT CTACGCCATTGCTGATGATGCCTACCGCTCGCTGCGGGACCGGGACAGGGACCAGTGCATCCTCATCACTGGCGAGAGTGGGGCTGGCAAGACAG AGGCCAGCAAGCTGGTGATGTCCTACGTGGCGGCTGTGTGCAGCAAAGGCGCGGAGGTGGACAAGGTGaaggagcagctcctgcagtcCAACCCCGTGCTGGAGG CCTTTGGAAACGCCAAGACCGTCCGCAATGACAATTCCTCCCGATTC GGCAAGTACATGGACGTGGAGTTCGACTTCAAGGGGGAGCCCCTGGGAGGGGTCATTAGCAACT ACCTGCTGGAGAAATCCCGCATCGTCCGGCACGTGAAGGGCGAGAGGAACTTCCACATCTTCTaccagctcctggctgggggcTCAGTGCAGCTGCTCC AGCAGCTGAAGCTCCGCCAGGACTGCCGGCACTACGGCTACCTGAACCCGGAGAGCTCCAGCCTGCCCGGCATGGACGACGCAGCCAACTTCCACGCCGTACAG GATGCCATGAGGGTCATCGGCTTCTCACCTGCCGAGGTGACGGCGCTGCTGGAGGTGACGGCCGTGGTGCTCAAGCTGGGCAAcgtgcagctgagcagcagctacCAGGCCAGCGGGATGGAGGCTTGCAGCATCGCTGAGCCTCAGG agctgcaggagatCTGCAAGCTGATTGGGCTGGACCCCAGCGTGCTGGAGCGGGCGCTGTGCTCCCGCACAGTGAAGGCACGGGATGAGATGGTGCTCACCACCCTCAGTGTCCCCCAG ggctACTACGGCCGGGATGCACTGGCCAAGAACATCTACAGTCGCCTCTTTGACTGGCTGGTAAACCGCATCAACACCAGCATCCAG GTGAAGCCGGGCAAGCAGAGGAAGGTGATGGGCGTCCTGGACATCTACGGCTTCGAGATCTTCCAG GACAACGGCTTCGAGCAGTTCATCATCAACTACTGCAatgagaagctgcagcagatcTTCATCCTGATGACCCtgaaggaggagcaggaggaataTGTCCGAGAG GGCATCCAGTGGACCCCAGTAGAGTTTTTCGACAACACCATCATCTGCAACTTGATCGAGAAC AGCAAGTGCGGGATCCTGGCCATGCTGGACGAGGAGTGCCTGCGGCCCGGCGTGGTCAACGAGGACACCTTCCTCACCAAACTGAACCAGCTCTTCACCACCCACAAGCACTATGAAAGCAGGGAGACCCAGAACGCCCGGCACATCATGGACACCAGCCTGCCACCGCAGAGCTTCCGCATCCACCACTATGCCGGCAAG GTGACCTACAACGTGACGGGCTTCATCGAGAAGAACAATGACCTGCTCTTCCGCGACCTCTCACAGGCAATGTGGGCTGCCCGGCATGAGCTGCTGCGCTCCCTCTTCCCCGAGGGAGACCCCCAGAAAGTCTCCCTCAAGCTGCCCCCCACTGCAGGCTTCCAGTTCAAGTCCTCGGTGGCGATGCTGATGAAGAATCTCTACTCCAAGAACCCCAACTACATCAGG TGCATCAAGCCCAATGAGACCAAAGCAGCCATGCTCTTCACGCCggagctggtgctggcacaGATCCGGTACCTGGGGCTGATGGAGAACGTGCGGGTGCGGCGGGCAGGCTATGCCTTCCGCCAGCTCTACGGCCCCTTCCTGCAACGCTACAAGATGCTCAGCCCCCAGACCTGGCCCCGCTGGGCCCGCAGCGACAG GGAGGGGGCTGAGGTGCTGCTGGCGGAGCTGGCGTTC CCCCCTGAGGAGCTGGCGTATGGCCACACCAAGATCTTCATCCGCTCACCGCACACC ctCTTCGACCTGGAGAGGCGGCGCCAGGAGCGCGTGTCCCAGCTTGCCGCCCTCATCCAGAAGACGTTTCGGGGCTGGCGGTGCCGGACTCAGTACCAGCTGATGCGCAAGAGCCAGATCATCATCTCCGCCTGGTTCCGGGGCCACAGG caaaagaacaagTACAAGCAGATGAAGCGATCGATACTGATCATCCAGGCATACACACGGGGCTGGAAGGTGAGGGCTGGGCACCCCGAGGCCACTGGCTGCGGCCAGCAGGTCTCCAAGCGCGGGCAGCatgggcagcacaggcagcgtgggcagtggggtggggggtgtagGGCAAGGAGGGGCCAGGGACTCAATGTGCCCCATGTTGGGACCAGAGTCATCTCCCCTCCCCATCTTCCAtccttctctcctgccttgCTCCCTCTCGCTCCGTATCTGTGTGGGTCTCCCCCTGCCTCGGGCTCCCTGGGCTTTCGCCTCCCGCAGTCTCGCTGGCTCCTCCGGGAGCTGAAGTGCCAGCGCCACCGTCACGCAGCCGCTGCCACCATCGCCGCTTACTGGAGAGGGTACCAG GTCCGCAGGGCGTACCGGCGATATTTCCGCTCCGAGGCCAGTGCCCGCCTGGCCAACTTCATCTACCGGCGGCTg GTGCAGAAGTTCCTGGTTGGGCTGGGGAATAACCTCCCGCCGCTGTCGGTGATGGAGCGGACCTGGCCCCCCGCACCATACAAGTTCTTGGCCAATGCCAACCAGGAGCTGCGGAGCATCTTCTACCACTGGAAG TGCAAGAAGTACCGGGAGCAGCTGACACCGCAGCGCAGGGCCCTGCTGCAAGCCAAGCTCTGCGCCAGCGAGCTCTTCAAGGACAAGAAGATGCTCTACTCCAAaag cctgcagcagcccttccAGGGCGAGTACCTGGGGCTGACGCAGAACCCCAAGTACCAGAAGCTTCACGCCATGACCAAGGACAAGCTGGTGATGGCCGACACCGTGAGGAAGGTGAACAGAGCCAGCGGCAAG ACGGTCCCAcgcctgctgctgctcaccacCGAGCACCTGGTCCTGGCCGACCCCAAGACCGCCCAGCCCAAGACCGTGCTCAGCCTGAGCGACATCCGCAGCGTCTCTGTCACCCGCTTCTCTGACGGCCTCCTGGCCCTGCACGTCAAGGAG ACCTCCACGGGGGGGCCCAAGGGCGACTTCTTGCTCATCAGCAACCACCTCATTGAGCTCATCACCCGCCTGCACCAGACCCTGATGGACACCACGGCCCAGGGCCTGGGCCTGCACATCACTGACCA gtTCTCCACCCGGTTTCAGAAGGGTGACGTGGCCATCACCGTGGTGGAGTCAGCCAAGGCGGACAGCAACGGCCCCGTCTGCAAGAAGCGGGGCAGCAACAAGATGGTGGTCCTGGTCCACTGA
- the TAC3 gene encoding tachykinin-3, whose translation MRPGNVSPQGAGRVLPATARGEGGKRIYHHPPPHHPGEAMRSLRPQITGGGPTTLSPPVSRVAAFPPQRLARSRARPTADRRPPPPPFPTRMRSRPVLAALLVLALSLALARRPPRPRAGGMPVPEPVPWGARGSPGAAYAALLQLLREEDAGPPTAPQKRDMHDFFVGLMGKRAAEPGRPAGRGSGGPSPRCSSAPPAAGGTPLRAA comes from the exons ATGCGCCCTGGTAACGTGTCCCCCCAAGGTGCTGGCAGGGTGCTACCAGCCACAGCtcgcggggagggggggaagcgGATTTaccaccacccccctccccaccaccccggGGAAGCGATGCGGTCCCTCCGGCCGCAGATAACGGGTGGGGGTCCCACCACCCTCAGCCCCCCCGTCTCCCGTGTCGCTGCTTTCCCTCCCCAGCGCTTGGCCCGGTCCCGGGCTCGTCCCACGGCTgaccgccgccccccgcccccccccttccccacgAGGATGAGGAGCCGCCCGGTGCTGGCAGCGCTGCTGGTCCTGGCGTTGTCGCTCGCcctcgcccgccgccccccccgcccccgcgccggg GGGATGCCCGTCCCGGAGCCGGTGCCCTGGGGAGCccgcggcagccccggggccgccTACGccgccctgctgcagctgctgcggGAGGAGGACGCCG GTCCCCCCACGGCTCCGCAGAAGC GGGACATGCACGACTTCTTCGTGGGGCTCATGGGGAAGCGGGCGGCAGAGCccgggcggccggcggggcgggggagcggcggccCGTCCCCCCGGTGCTCCTCGGCCCCCCCCGCGGCCGGCGGGACCCCGCTGCGGGCGGCCTGA